The nucleotide sequence TTTAATTTATATTCAATTTTAATTGACAAATACTTTCAATTACTTTATGCACATTAGAGACATGTTTATGTCTGGTcctcacacagaaaaaaaattgcacagtCCTGTTATTTCTCCTTCTAAACCGGTTGCACATCTGACAGGTGAGGGCAGCACTGATAACCCATCCAATACCATACTGTTAAATGTATTACCAAAGCagaaaataagtcaaaattGTCATATCTTTTGCTTGTAAAAATGAAGGCACATTCTCAAAGTGCAGGGAAGGTAATCATGTggtatatttgtcatttttgaagcctcaaaattaaaaaaaatatgttgtcagtgttgttttctctctttctgtctttccagATGGATAAGATGTAGTTCATGCAAAAGACATTATGGCATGGAGCTCAGATGCAGACCCTCTCCTCTATGAAATGGACTACAAAGACAGAAGTTTTGTCATTCAGAAGGAGGGGTATTACGATGTCTACTCCAAAGTTTCCTTCTCAGACAACGATGTATTTCATCATCTTGTTGATTTGTGTACTGAAAAGTTTACTGGGAAAAGTGTTACCCTCCTGCATTCCAGGAAATATTCCAATCTTTCCAAACATTCCTCTTCCAAACAATCCAACAGTTACCTGGGTGGAGTGTTTCACCTCTCCCAAAGTGATGCCATTTTTGTGAAAGTGAGCAACACCTCAAAAATCGTGCGACAGAAACCGTCTGAGAATGTCTTTGGTGTATATATGATATGAATatcatattaatatttcacCAGTAATCCTAAAAGTTGGAGTAAGAGTAAAAAAAATTGGATAAGAAATCATATGGCATCCTTTTTGAGAACTAATGGTTCTCTTTGTAATGAAAAGGCAGATTCACAACCAGATTGGAGTAAAAACCTGGAAGTGTTAAGAGGGTCAGGACTGCTGACTCTTCAATTTCTAAATTGTGTTTGACAGTATAACAAAATTCATTTTCTCATCAGAGACTTTTTATATGCTACCTTATATACTTGCTTTGCACTTAATCTTTTGTATGTTACGAACTGACACATCATGGATGGATATTTTGAAGATAACTTTGATATACTGCTTAGTTAGATCTTTATATTTGTGCTGAGTTTAATCATATGcatcatgttcatgttaaaatgttcaaaaaacacacaagctgtatccttatacattttttatatctGAATAACACAATTGCTTTTAATTCTGCTGTCTATGTGCAATAATGCACgcaaaagaatgaaataaacagCTCATGATTTAGATGTGgttgttgtttgttggttttctcAAATGAAATGAACTCCTCTATGCACTTCCTGTTGCATCAAGCGAGACCACACTGGAGCCTTTGCAGAGTGGTCTCAGTATCAGTTGCAGCGAATGTTTCACCCACTTGATGCAACAacaccacacatacagtagagaaggtattttttaaatacattacaattacaattaaatcATCATGGAACATGCATAAAGTCTGCATTAAGCACGTGTTTTGCACCGTTATTATATTACCAGAAACTCCTATCACTTGTAATCtcatatctgtatctgtatatttttgttatgaATACAGCCcagcaaattaaattattatctTGATCCCATGATTTACTCATTTCCTGATAACAAAACCCTCAGTAACTGATCATGTTTGTGAGAATTAATGGGACAGTATCGGTGACAGGGTTTAACTATCTAAATTATGTAATACTTAGTTTATCTTTGCAGGAAAAATTTACTGGAAGGTCAGAAGTCAACAACAGAGCAACAGCCCTCCTTAATACGCCGCCCTGCTGCTTGGAGGTCTAATTTTCTACCATCACATCATGCTTCTCaggttttcagttcagtgtaTTCAGCCTTAGGCCCTTTTACCCCTGATCCGGTCCTACCCTACAATCATGCTGTCACAACTCATTCATCATCCATGTTAGTATTTGAACATAAAGTATTTTgaaataacttatttttttccatgttcACTTCCATctatcacacaaacacactattgaTTTCAGAGGTGAATATACTCTCTtgaatatttttctaaaaatgtgaTTGTGATCTGATCCAGAGTAATATGTATAGTATTTACACCCTCAattcatttaacaaactgaAGGAGCATACATTATTCTAAACAAATCACTAACTCTCACCGTACCACGGTGGTGGAGTACTTGTTGGTGTCAGACCATGAGACAAGCCGCTAAGCAAGAacatgagagagaggaagtgtgaATGGATATTTCAACATTGCTATTACAATGACGTGGGAGGGCATGAAGGGGAGGTTAAATGCATTGTGCTCACCCACTTGGTAATTGTCGTCTTTTACTTTGAGGCTTCGTAACTGATGGTCAGGTTCTGCAGCTGCACCAGAAAAATTTGTATCAAGTACagcatcattttaatgtttgcagTTATCGTGTGCAGGCAAGTGCATCTCTGACAGCCTCCAAAGGAGCTTTACTGATGCATCTCATGATTTCTATATCTGACTCTGAGCTTTGTCTGAGCCATCTCCACTTGAACCAACCACAAGTGAGCCCACCCATTTTGCTACTTTTTCACATCGTCTGTCACACTGTctcttctgtttgtctctgcaaCCCCATTGAAGTGACACTCTTTGACAACTTCTGGAGCATATTTCCatactgattcattttcagttaCAGAAAGAGCGCTGTTGATATGGCTGAGGATGGGTATCCTTCTGTAAACTTGATGGACAGCCATGCCACCTGTCCTCCAGTACCACCCAGGCTAAGCCAGGGGCAACAGTGTGCCAGGGTGGGGCAGAAAGCGCTGTTCATCCTGGTGAGCGTGGCATTATGCGGCATGATCGTAGAGGCCTGTCTCATCCACCGTCTCTACCAAACTGAATGTGTGAGTATCAATCAGTATCAGTGCTTCTTTTTTGTTGAATTAAATTTTCTTTTGCAACCCCTTTTTACTCTCACTTTCCTCATCACCTTTAACTGCTAttctcactttcagttttcctctttttctttttagtagttttctctttcttgtgtTCTGTCACTATTAACCCAAAACTGCTGTTTATTGATAACACCTTTAAAATTCCTTTAAACGCTAGTCTTAAATATTTATAACAGGAATTCCTCTAGTTGTCCCAGTAACATCTTATATtcataatgtaatatttatgttaaaatgtaattatttggAGTGAGTCAAATATGTACTAATCAAACTAAGGTAAAATCTCAagacaaaaatagtaaaatacaaaaatgagtTACCTCAGTACATTAAAAAAGTTtcatgaaataatataaaagcagCACATTTCATGTAAAGGTGATTAGTGATTCAGCAAACAAAAATACTATACAAACATGGGACggtggagaaaaagaagtggTGTATTTCCTGTAGCATGATTGTGATCTACCTTTTATAGATTACCAAAAACACCCACCTGTCCTACTTTGCTCTGCACACAGTGTGGTCCTTACACACAATTCAGATCTTataatgtttgttaaaatctGCTCACATACAGATCatagttgggtttttttgtttttttactttttatgtcttgttttctcAACTTGCATATCCACCAATGGTGATTGCATTCACATCTGCATGTGCATgctcacaaacaaaaaataaacaagcacaACTGTAAGGTgaactgcttttattttcattgcagGTCACCTCAGCATCAGTCTCTAAGATCATTGCAGGTATATGTCAGCACTTTTGCACTCAATTTTAATTGATAACTACTTTCAATTACTTTATGCACATTAGAGACATGTCTTTGTCTGGTCCTCACACAGAACAAGATGCTGCTACTGCCGCTAAATTGCACAGTCCTGTTATTTCTCCTTTCAAACCACTTGCACATCTGACAGGTGAGAGCAGCACTGATGTCCAATCCAATACCATGGTGTTAAATGTATTAccaaagcagaaaataaattaaaatacattgtcATAGCTTTTGCTTGTAAAATGAAGGCACATTCTCAAAGTGGTGGTGGTAATCATGTggtttatttgtcatttttgaagcctcaaaatttaaaaaaaaaaatcagacttcATATTGTCggtgttttcctctctctttctttctttcagatGGACAAGATGTAGTTCATGCAAAAGACATTATGGCATGGAGCACAGATGCAGACCCTCCCCTCTATAAAATAGACTACAAAGACAGAAGTCTTGTCATTCAGAAGGAGGGGTATTACTATGTCTACTCCAAAGTTTCCTTCTCAGACACCGGTATATTTCATCATCGTGTTGATTTGCGTACTGTAAAGTTTACTGGGAAAAGTATTAACCTCTTGAAGTCCAGGAAATATTCCAATCATTTCAAACACCCCGAACAATCCAACAGTTACCTGGGTGGAGTGTTTCACCTCTCCAGAGATGATGCCATTTTTGTGAAAGTGAGCAACACCTCAAAAATCGTGCGACAGGACCTCTCTGAGAATGTCTTTGGTGCATATATGATATGAAtatcatattaatattttaccAGGAATTCTAAAAATTGGagtaagaataaataaaattggaTAAGAAATCATATAACATCTTTTTTGAGGACTAATGGTTCTCTTTTAATGAAAAGGTAAACACAACCAGATTGGAGTGAAAACCTGGAAGTGTTAAGAAGGTCAGGACTGCTGACTCTTCAGTTTCTAAATTGTGTTTGACAGTATaacaaaattcattttttacatcAGGGACTTTTTACATGATACCTTATATACTAACTTTACACTTAATCTTTTGTGTGTTACAAACTGACATATCATGGATGGATATTTTGAAGATGACTTATACTGCTTAGTTGGATCTTCATATTTGTGCTGAGTTTAATTGCATGCATCATGTTGCAaaccagtctcacatcaaaatgtatagTAGCTATGTTagtccacagtgcaaaacatattagtttcagatgCTTACGTTTctttggcctattcttttctacTGGCCTGCATCCACAGTGCAAGTGGCCAGTTCctgtctgcaaaaacaaaccaaatggCTGAAATTCCTTTTATACTCAGGggaaatgcaatattttagGATAGTTTCAGCACTGAAATTCCTTTTAATGacatttctagtgagaaatgtgcattttattttcataatctttgttcagGGAATGTATATGATTTTAGGTTTGTTAGTTATTATGCAATTATTTCAGGTCTTGCCAGAAAACCGTAGGAATGCAATGTTTccgaccgttgctatggtggttgctatggaccCTGCTGTCGCTGAAACCATGtcgttgcatgttgtttgaatcattgtctttgcattgtgttgttatttgagctgttatgttatttgtgttattttatgtaactgtttgattatgttatttcaataaaaaaaacaaaaaaaacatagagTTTAGAGTGGAGAAATGAACTGagtttgaaatccagaatttgaagctttgcaaCCAGAGGACTTGCCGCCTgtaagtattttcctcactgtcaacGTGTCAAAgctttcttttaatgatatcattcatcatcaacatttatcaacacaaaaacacaaaagtgtccttgataagtcaacaatatgataggttaatgttagggCCATCAGTTTTAGTtatttcccctttttctctacagcgttgatttgcttcttcttcttcctgtgaaGTTAACAATTGGAAATATGGACAGCGCCATCTGCCATTGCAATCCATATTGTGGT is from Thunnus maccoyii chromosome 18, fThuMac1.1, whole genome shotgun sequence and encodes:
- the LOC121884346 gene encoding tumor necrosis factor ligand superfamily member 14-like translates to MAEDGYPSVNLMDSHATCPPVPPRLSQGQQCARVGQKALFILVSVALCGMIVEACLIHRLYQTECVTSASVSKIIAEQDAATAAKLHSPVISPFKPLAHLTDGQDVVHAKDIMAWSTDADPPLYKIDYKDRSLVIQKEGYYYVYSKVSFSDTGIFHHRVDLRTVKFTGKSINLLKSRKYSNHFKHPEQSNSYLGGVFHLSRDDAIFVKVSNTSKIVRQDLSENVFGAYMI